One window of Chamaesiphon minutus PCC 6605 genomic DNA carries:
- a CDS encoding RNA-guided endonuclease InsQ/TnpB family protein yields the protein MYQAYKFRLYPTAEQQQYFAGAFGCSRWFWNYSLNLCQETYKATGKGLSRGAIQGLLPQLKIEYPWLKKGAYSQSLQVVALNLSVAYQNFFEKKAGFPSFKSKHGRQSVSYPQNVKVGDKSIKLPIIGEVNCKIHRTFDGTVKTVTVSKNPDGKYFVSILVDDGIPSVDTNTDGKAIGVDVGLIDFCVTSDGSKYKNPRHLKKHSKNLKRKQQKLSRKQKGSSTRHKARRLVAKVHSKIKRVREDFLHKLSRKIVDENQVIAVEDLNVKGMVRNHCLAKAISDAGWGMLGTMLKYKAEKDGKTYIEVDRFFPSSKTCNNCLYKVSEMPLDVRHWDCPKCKSRNDRDVNAAKNIRDEALRFLALGTSAAASGGDVSRGGKISVLSDAVPREAGSPLSTR from the coding sequence ATGTACCAAGCTTACAAATTCCGACTATACCCAACAGCCGAACAGCAGCAATATTTTGCTGGTGCTTTTGGTTGTTCGCGTTGGTTCTGGAATTACAGCCTAAATCTTTGTCAGGAAACATACAAGGCTACTGGTAAGGGGCTAAGTCGAGGTGCGATCCAAGGTCTGTTGCCTCAGCTAAAGATAGAATATCCTTGGCTAAAGAAAGGTGCTTACTCGCAGTCTTTGCAAGTTGTAGCTCTAAACCTATCTGTTGCTTATCAAAACTTCTTTGAGAAAAAAGCTGGTTTTCCTAGCTTCAAATCAAAGCATGGACGGCAATCTGTCAGTTATCCTCAGAATGTCAAAGTCGGCGACAAGTCTATCAAGCTACCTATCATTGGTGAAGTGAATTGTAAAATTCATCGTACTTTTGATGGCACGGTAAAGACTGTCACCGTATCTAAAAACCCAGATGGAAAATATTTTGTTTCTATCTTGGTTGATGACGGCATTCCCAGTGTAGATACTAATACAGACGGCAAGGCAATTGGTGTAGATGTAGGCTTGATTGACTTCTGTGTAACTAGTGATGGCAGTAAGTATAAAAACCCTCGTCACCTCAAGAAACATAGTAAAAATCTCAAGCGCAAACAGCAAAAACTCAGTCGTAAACAGAAGGGGAGTAGCACCAGACATAAAGCCAGAAGATTAGTGGCAAAAGTCCACTCTAAAATCAAGCGCGTTCGTGAAGATTTTCTGCACAAACTATCCCGCAAGATAGTAGACGAAAACCAAGTTATTGCAGTAGAAGATCTAAATGTCAAAGGTATGGTACGCAACCACTGTCTAGCCAAAGCAATTAGCGATGCTGGGTGGGGGATGCTCGGAACAATGCTCAAGTACAAAGCCGAGAAAGATGGGAAAACCTATATTGAGGTTGACCGATTTTTCCCTAGCTCTAAGACTTGCAATAATTGTCTGTACAAAGTATCTGAGATGCCATTGGATGTTCGTCATTGGGATTGCCCTAAATGTAAATCTCGAAACGATCGCGACGTAAATGCGGCAAAAAACATCAGAGATGAAGCCTTGCGGTTTTTGGCATTAGGAACTAGTGCTGCTGCCAGTGGAGGGGATGTAAGTCGTGGTGGCAAGATTTCGGTCTTGTCGGACGCTGTTCCCCGCGAAGCTGGAAGCCCGCTCTCTACCCGATAG
- a CDS encoding MSMEG_0572/Sll0783 family nitrogen starvation response protein, producing MPEVTIPPHKTGDFLVDYEEKVFPDVQAEPGEKALVTFHTVAFEGSIGLVNLLQATRLKKKGFDTSILLYGPGVTLGLQRGFPKLGDEAFPGHQNFTVRISKFISEGGKVYCCRFALQALYGHGEASLIPGIIPINPLDVLDIVLMHRKEGAFILDTWTL from the coding sequence ATGCCAGAAGTTACTATTCCCCCTCATAAAACTGGTGATTTTCTAGTTGATTACGAAGAAAAAGTCTTCCCCGACGTCCAAGCCGAACCTGGTGAGAAAGCTTTAGTGACATTTCACACGGTAGCTTTTGAAGGATCGATCGGTTTGGTCAACTTATTACAAGCTACCCGCTTGAAAAAAAAGGGTTTTGATACTTCGATTTTACTCTATGGCCCTGGTGTAACCTTGGGCTTGCAAAGGGGTTTCCCCAAGCTGGGCGACGAAGCATTTCCAGGGCATCAAAACTTTACGGTGCGGATCTCTAAATTTATTAGTGAAGGTGGCAAAGTTTATTGTTGTCGGTTTGCTTTGCAGGCTCTCTACGGTCATGGTGAAGCTTCATTAATTCCGGGAATTATTCCCATCAACCCGTTGGATGTTTTGGATATCGTCTTGATGCACCGCAAAGAAGGGGCATTTATTTTAGATACCTGGACGTTGTAA
- the acsF gene encoding magnesium-protoporphyrin IX monomethyl ester (oxidative) cyclase, with translation MVDSLKKPSSFDEIRPGVKRPAKETLLTPRFYTTDFEEMAKMDLSGNEDELRAIIEEFRVDYNRTHFVRDERFDRSWDDLPAETRQIFIEFLESSCTSEFSGFLLYKELSRKLKDKNPLLAEGFNLLSRDEARHAGFLNKAMADFGLSLDLGFLTQNHNYTFFKPKFIFYSVYLSEKIGYWRYIKIFRHLEANPEHRIYPIFHFFDNWCQDENRHGDFFDALMRSQPQLLNDFRAKLWCRFFLLAVFATMYLRDRASKFYGILGMNSRDFDIEVIQETNKTSGRIFPIILDVDHPKFFPLLDKCAAGYLKILASAESPTPTFLKKIQNLPTIASMGFNLLRLYLIKPIDMTKQAGIVH, from the coding sequence ATGGTAGATTCCCTTAAAAAACCATCATCATTCGATGAAATCAGACCGGGTGTCAAACGCCCCGCCAAAGAAACTCTCCTCACGCCTCGGTTCTATACCACCGACTTTGAAGAGATGGCGAAAATGGATCTCTCAGGCAATGAAGATGAGTTACGAGCGATTATTGAAGAATTTCGGGTTGATTATAACCGCACCCATTTCGTCAGGGACGAAAGATTCGATCGCTCTTGGGACGATCTCCCCGCCGAAACTCGTCAGATCTTTATCGAGTTTCTCGAAAGCTCTTGCACTTCTGAATTTTCTGGGTTCCTGCTCTACAAAGAACTCAGTCGTAAGCTTAAGGACAAAAATCCCCTCCTCGCTGAAGGTTTTAACCTCCTATCGCGCGACGAAGCTCGTCATGCTGGCTTCCTGAATAAAGCGATGGCTGACTTTGGACTCTCGCTAGACTTGGGCTTTCTGACTCAAAATCATAATTACACCTTCTTTAAACCCAAATTTATCTTCTACTCAGTCTACCTATCCGAGAAGATTGGGTACTGGCGATACATCAAAATTTTCCGTCACTTAGAAGCAAATCCCGAACATCGGATCTACCCGATCTTCCATTTCTTCGATAACTGGTGCCAAGACGAGAACCGTCACGGTGACTTCTTCGATGCTCTGATGCGATCGCAACCCCAGCTCCTGAATGATTTTAGAGCAAAACTCTGGTGTCGGTTCTTCCTGTTAGCTGTATTTGCGACGATGTATCTCCGCGATCGAGCAAGCAAATTCTACGGTATTTTGGGTATGAATAGCCGCGACTTCGATATCGAAGTTATCCAAGAAACCAATAAAACTTCGGGACGTATATTCCCAATAATTTTGGATGTCGATCATCCCAAGTTCTTCCCACTTTTAGACAAGTGTGCCGCAGGCTATCTCAAAATATTAGCATCGGCAGAATCTCCCACTCCTACATTCTTGAAAAAGATTCAAAATCTCCCCACGATCGCGTCGATGGGTTTCAACTTACTCCGCTTATATCTGATTAAACCGATCGATATGACCAAACAAGCTGGTATAGTTCACTAG
- the aac(6') gene encoding aminoglycoside 6'-N-acetyltransferase — protein sequence MKIVNVTQNDFNEWLDLALKLWPDYSSIEMQEILTEILDSDRETAFIVRDDNGKAIAFMNLSLRYEYVPEATQSPVGYIEGIYVKDEYRDRGVGRAMVEYAEQWALAQGCIELASDALVENTASHEFHTKTGFREAERTVFFIKSIATSA from the coding sequence ATGAAAATTGTCAATGTTACCCAAAATGATTTTAACGAGTGGCTAGACCTGGCGTTAAAACTTTGGCCGGATTATTCATCGATCGAAATGCAAGAGATTTTAACTGAAATCTTGGATTCCGATCGCGAGACAGCATTTATCGTTCGGGACGATAATGGAAAAGCGATCGCGTTTATGAATCTTTCGCTGCGATATGAATACGTTCCAGAGGCAACACAGAGTCCTGTCGGCTATATTGAAGGCATCTATGTTAAAGATGAATACCGCGATCGAGGTGTGGGTAGGGCAATGGTTGAGTATGCCGAGCAATGGGCATTGGCGCAGGGATGTATCGAACTTGCATCGGATGCCTTAGTTGAAAACACGGCAAGCCATGAGTTTCATACCAAGACTGGATTTAGAGAAGCCGAGCGAACTGTGTTCTTTATTAAATCGATCGCTACTTCTGCATAA
- the csaB gene encoding polysaccharide pyruvyl transferase CsaB: MTEIQAVLCGYYGKGNGGDEALLVSMLEMLPPHVKPLVLSAEPRATSKNYGVKSYDRMNSGSVVRALKESQVLILGGGSLIQDATSMRNSIYYGGLIGLARQFGLQTLAIAQGIGPVDKPLTRWIAKRAFGNCTALSVRDPASAALLESWGLSCIIAPDPVWSLAATPVPEIASIPSPKIAVTLRSHPKLTAERLATVTTALVDLQAATGSHILLVPFQPTTDMDIAQQIRAKLTDNSQVVTLSDPKQLKGLFQGVDLAIGMRLHSLIMAAAEGCKCWAISYDPKVSKLMTEINIPGWELGDIPTDPVTITQAWQQHLQTGTAQSQDFLQNIAQKSLAHKDLLTAAINNIN; this comes from the coding sequence ATGACTGAGATCCAGGCTGTACTGTGTGGTTATTATGGCAAAGGTAACGGTGGCGACGAAGCATTGCTGGTGTCGATGTTAGAGATGTTACCGCCACATGTAAAACCCCTAGTATTGTCTGCCGAGCCGCGCGCTACTTCCAAAAATTATGGCGTCAAAAGTTACGATCGGATGAATAGTGGCTCGGTAGTCCGCGCGCTCAAAGAATCGCAAGTTTTAATCTTGGGTGGCGGCAGTCTGATTCAAGATGCCACAAGTATGCGCAATTCGATCTATTATGGGGGGCTAATAGGATTAGCCCGACAATTCGGACTGCAAACACTCGCGATCGCACAAGGCATCGGCCCTGTAGATAAACCCCTGACTCGCTGGATTGCCAAACGCGCCTTTGGTAACTGTACGGCTCTGAGCGTCAGAGATCCAGCCTCAGCCGCCTTGCTCGAAAGTTGGGGACTCTCGTGCATCATCGCTCCCGATCCCGTGTGGAGTCTTGCCGCCACCCCAGTGCCGGAAATTGCCAGCATCCCCAGCCCCAAAATCGCCGTCACCTTGCGATCGCACCCCAAACTCACAGCCGAACGTTTAGCTACCGTCACCACAGCCTTGGTGGACTTACAAGCCGCCACTGGCAGTCATATTTTACTCGTGCCCTTCCAACCGACTACAGATATGGATATCGCCCAACAGATTCGCGCCAAACTGACAGATAATAGTCAAGTAGTAACACTCTCAGATCCCAAACAACTCAAAGGTTTATTTCAAGGAGTAGATCTGGCGATCGGGATGCGCTTGCACAGTCTAATTATGGCAGCAGCAGAAGGATGTAAATGTTGGGCGATTAGTTACGATCCAAAAGTTAGTAAACTAATGACAGAAATTAATATCCCTGGCTGGGAACTAGGCGATATCCCCACAGATCCAGTTACAATTACTCAAGCTTGGCAACAACATCTCCAAACCGGAACGGCTCAAAGCCAAGATTTTCTCCAAAATATCGCCCAAAAATCGCTCGCTCATAAAGACTTATTGACTGCGGCAATTAATAACATCAACTGA
- a CDS encoding DUF2092 domain-containing protein translates to MSKFLSEIVMAAMLVSLTGNVHAQIPSTPTATPSTLPTATTPDLKLLGKAMGVFWQGNRAQTDSQIVMTLQRKGTKANPIQINATVKTIAQTGEQFRSELTVSRSGSPLKITYSIVCDGKNVWMYRPDKRQYAQTTFAEFKPQFHSLLVGLSTVFFVSMPESGRKSIVAEIAAGVNPVKSLPPDQTASLQGNMRQVEGQNLYVYTFDNKDEGSSFSGYVQPETGILKQIELINNTAEGEIKVVEKISSHTTTTNLSTKTFKFSPPPRTKKVQSLSNDLLQLIQ, encoded by the coding sequence ATGTCCAAATTCTTGTCCGAGATTGTCATGGCTGCCATGCTCGTAAGCTTGACTGGCAACGTCCACGCCCAAATACCATCAACCCCAACCGCCACCCCATCAACACTACCGACAGCAACGACCCCAGATCTCAAATTATTGGGTAAAGCGATGGGAGTTTTTTGGCAAGGCAATCGCGCTCAAACCGACTCGCAGATCGTGATGACGCTACAGCGCAAGGGGACAAAAGCAAATCCCATTCAAATTAATGCCACTGTTAAAACGATCGCCCAAACTGGCGAACAATTTCGATCGGAATTAACGGTATCTCGATCGGGATCTCCTTTAAAAATCACCTACTCGATCGTTTGTGACGGTAAAAACGTGTGGATGTATCGTCCCGACAAACGCCAATACGCTCAAACTACTTTCGCAGAATTCAAACCGCAATTTCATTCACTATTAGTCGGACTTTCGACAGTTTTCTTTGTCAGTATGCCCGAATCCGGTCGCAAATCGATCGTCGCCGAGATCGCTGCTGGTGTCAATCCTGTCAAATCGCTGCCACCAGACCAAACCGCCAGTTTACAAGGCAACATGCGTCAAGTCGAGGGGCAAAATTTGTATGTATATACCTTCGACAATAAAGACGAAGGATCTAGTTTTAGTGGATACGTTCAACCAGAAACCGGAATTCTCAAACAAATTGAATTAATTAACAATACTGCGGAAGGAGAAATCAAAGTAGTCGAAAAAATTAGCAGTCATACGACTACCACCAATCTCAGCACCAAAACTTTTAAATTCTCCCCACCGCCAAGAACTAAAAAAGTTCAGTCCCTATCCAACGATTTACTTCAATTAATTCAGTAG
- a CDS encoding protein tyrosine phosphatase family protein gives MMNKQNISANISLYGRSIWQTIASRLRPKNGIEDILNYRYISDRLATSGQPIVPEFSYIARAGYRTVLNLAPPNAANAIPEEEKIVTALGMNYLNIPVVWDNPTHEDFDRFCDVLASRSERPIFVHCAMNMRVSAFVFLYRHLILGISQTEARKSMESVWQPNEVWQNFIASEIAAHQSRSIIED, from the coding sequence ATGATGAACAAACAAAACATCTCTGCAAATATTAGCTTGTATGGGCGTTCGATCTGGCAGACGATCGCCTCGCGCCTGCGCCCAAAAAACGGCATTGAGGATATTCTCAACTATCGATATATATCCGATCGATTGGCAACTAGCGGACAACCTATCGTCCCAGAGTTTTCATATATTGCTCGTGCTGGTTATCGAACAGTTCTCAATTTAGCTCCCCCAAATGCTGCAAACGCCATCCCAGAAGAAGAGAAGATCGTCACAGCATTGGGAATGAATTATCTAAATATTCCCGTCGTCTGGGACAACCCGACTCATGAGGATTTCGATCGATTTTGTGATGTCTTGGCATCGCGATCGGAACGACCAATTTTTGTACACTGCGCCATGAATATGCGCGTATCTGCATTTGTCTTTCTCTATCGTCACCTGATTTTAGGCATATCTCAAACAGAAGCTCGCAAGTCAATGGAAAGCGTTTGGCAACCAAACGAAGTCTGGCAAAATTTCATCGCCAGTGAGATTGCCGCTCATCAAAGTCGATCGATAATTGAGGATTGA
- a CDS encoding DUF4351 domain-containing protein, which produces MFWIFRTLSVDLAKLIQPVKFGNLTRDEVDLMLGIELQQTRVYQDAKADGEQILVLKQLTRKLGNITTEIRSRVNSLTIDRLESLGEDLLDFTQMSDLLAWLDAH; this is translated from the coding sequence ATGTTTTGGATCTTTCGCACTCTTTCTGTCGATCTTGCTAAGTTGATTCAACCTGTCAAGTTTGGTAATTTAACTAGGGATGAGGTAGATCTGATGTTAGGAATTGAGTTGCAACAGACACGAGTTTATCAAGATGCTAAGGCTGATGGCGAACAAATATTAGTGCTAAAACAGCTTACGCGAAAGCTGGGGAATATTACTACTGAAATTCGATCGAGAGTAAATAGTCTAACGATCGATCGACTCGAATCTTTAGGTGAGGATTTATTAGATTTCACTCAAATGAGCGATCTGTTGGCTTGGTTGGATGCTCATTAG
- a CDS encoding MSMEG_0569 family flavin-dependent oxidoreductase → MSDRYPVIIIGGGQAGLSVSYCLKQRGIDHIIFEKHSIGHEWRSRRWDSFCLVTPNWQCQLPGYPYPGNDSDGFMAKDEIVTYLEGYAASFNPPIKEGVTVNKVSQTETGLFGVSTSIGEYTGDRVVIAVSGYHTPKIPRLAERLPASIHQLHSSAYKNPESLAAGSVLVVGTGQSGCQIAEDLHLAGRQVHLCVGGAPRSPRLYRGKDAVEWLDRMGYYDLSIDEHPKKETARSNTNHYLTGRDGGREIDLRKFALQGMKLHGRLRSINDGKLEFQDDLRQNLDRADAVAANIKQNIDRYIEQAQIDAPSEPPYLPVWQPENPELNLDLAAANIQTVIWSTGFQTDFSWIDLPVFNGSGYPHYDRGITNLPGCYFIGLPWLYTWGSGRFSGVARDANYIVEHIAIKEKVATASNWSIVNEYLLGS, encoded by the coding sequence ATGAGCGATCGATATCCGGTCATTATTATTGGCGGCGGACAAGCGGGATTATCCGTGAGTTATTGTCTCAAACAACGCGGCATCGACCACATTATCTTTGAAAAGCATAGCATCGGGCATGAATGGCGATCGCGGCGGTGGGATAGCTTTTGTTTGGTGACTCCCAATTGGCAATGTCAACTGCCTGGGTATCCCTATCCCGGCAACGATTCCGATGGTTTTATGGCGAAAGATGAGATCGTCACATATCTCGAAGGCTATGCGGCGAGCTTCAATCCACCAATTAAAGAAGGGGTGACGGTAAATAAAGTCAGTCAGACGGAAACGGGCTTATTTGGCGTTAGTACCTCGATCGGCGAGTATACTGGCGATCGAGTGGTTATCGCGGTTAGCGGCTATCATACGCCCAAAATTCCTCGACTGGCGGAACGTTTGCCTGCTTCTATTCATCAACTGCATTCCTCAGCGTACAAGAATCCCGAATCTTTAGCAGCAGGGAGTGTCTTAGTAGTCGGGACGGGACAATCTGGCTGTCAGATTGCCGAAGATTTGCACCTGGCGGGGCGACAAGTACATTTATGCGTCGGGGGTGCGCCGCGATCGCCACGTTTGTATCGAGGTAAAGATGCGGTAGAATGGCTCGATCGAATGGGTTATTACGATTTGTCGATCGACGAACATCCCAAGAAAGAAACTGCACGTAGTAATACCAATCATTATCTCACCGGACGCGATGGCGGACGCGAAATTGACTTACGAAAATTCGCGCTGCAAGGAATGAAATTACACGGCAGATTGCGATCGATTAACGATGGTAAACTAGAGTTTCAAGATGACTTACGCCAAAATCTCGATCGAGCCGATGCCGTTGCTGCAAATATCAAACAAAATATCGATCGATATATCGAACAAGCACAAATTGATGCACCGAGCGAACCACCATATCTTCCAGTTTGGCAACCAGAAAATCCCGAATTAAATTTAGATTTAGCAGCGGCGAATATTCAGACAGTAATTTGGTCTACAGGTTTTCAAACCGACTTTAGTTGGATCGATTTGCCCGTATTTAATGGTAGTGGCTATCCCCATTACGATCGCGGTATTACCAACTTACCCGGCTGCTATTTTATCGGCTTACCGTGGCTGTATACCTGGGGTTCTGGGCGATTTTCGGGCGTGGCTCGCGATGCGAATTATATTGTCGAACATATCGCCATTAAAGAAAAGGTCGCGACTGCTAGTAATTGGAGTATCGTCAACGAATATTTGCTCGGTTCGTAG
- a CDS encoding cupin domain-containing protein, producing the protein MEENSIVDRIASQMANPQPNEIVTVRPETDTMTRQRLPYFVGISATTAGSQGISMNLVVIPPASSAEPHFHRDYETAIYLIEGRVETRYGEGLKQSVIHEAGDFIFIPPGVPHQPFNLSATIPARALVARNDPNEQENVVLYDPTAAS; encoded by the coding sequence ATGGAAGAGAACTCAATTGTCGATCGAATCGCATCCCAAATGGCAAATCCACAGCCAAACGAGATTGTCACCGTCCGCCCCGAAACTGACACGATGACTCGTCAACGTCTGCCATATTTTGTAGGCATCTCCGCCACCACGGCAGGATCGCAGGGAATTTCGATGAATCTGGTCGTTATCCCTCCAGCTAGCTCCGCCGAGCCACATTTTCATCGCGATTATGAAACCGCAATTTATTTAATTGAAGGTCGGGTCGAAACCCGCTATGGCGAAGGGCTGAAGCAATCGGTTATCCATGAAGCTGGGGATTTTATTTTTATTCCACCCGGAGTACCACATCAACCATTCAATCTCAGTGCCACCATACCCGCTCGCGCCCTAGTTGCACGTAACGATCCTAACGAGCAAGAAAACGTCGTGCTCTACGATCCCACTGCGGCAAGTTAA
- the sbcD gene encoding exonuclease subunit SbcD, producing the protein MMKILHLSDIHMGGGFAHGKIDPETGLNTRFQDFVKSLSTAIDKALAEPVDLVLFGGDAFPDATPAPYIQQAFALQFYRLVDANIPAVLLVGNHDQHSQGQGGASLSIYRSLGVPGTIVGDSIDTHIINTRSGAIQILTLPWINRSTLLTREIAENLSMLEVNQLLLDRLQPALEGEIRKLNPDIPTVVLAHLMADNATLGAEKFLAVGRGFTIPLSFLTRSCFDYVALGHVHRHQNLNKTNDPAVVYPGSIERVDFSEEKEEKGYVLVTIEPTVQPASKSFETTWEFCPLPVRTFRTIKVDVSKSEQPQADILAAIAKVDITDVVVRLIYQLSPDRVDQISSAVIHEALSAAHHYTIQAELVSQLSQPRLPELGCSVGDPMVALSTYLDNRPDLKDIATAMIAAANELLSGDDLGSLPRDSVLLDIESSTDTPTPESSIEISSDLETTDSNKSIPKSKSKKADGQLTLL; encoded by the coding sequence CTGATGAAAATTCTACATCTATCGGATATCCACATGGGCGGTGGTTTCGCCCATGGTAAGATCGACCCAGAAACGGGACTGAATACGCGATTCCAAGATTTTGTCAAATCCCTATCTACCGCGATCGACAAAGCTCTAGCCGAACCAGTCGATCTGGTATTATTTGGTGGCGACGCCTTTCCAGATGCCACGCCCGCCCCTTATATCCAGCAAGCTTTTGCCTTACAATTTTATCGGCTGGTAGATGCTAATATTCCTGCCGTGCTGCTGGTTGGCAATCACGATCAACATTCGCAGGGACAAGGTGGAGCCAGCTTGTCGATTTATCGCTCGTTAGGCGTGCCAGGAACGATCGTCGGTGACTCGATCGATACGCATATAATTAATACTCGCAGTGGTGCGATCCAAATTTTGACATTGCCGTGGATCAATCGCTCCACCCTACTCACGCGCGAGATTGCCGAAAATCTCTCGATGTTGGAAGTTAACCAATTATTGCTCGATAGACTCCAGCCAGCTCTCGAAGGCGAAATTCGGAAATTAAATCCAGACATCCCCACCGTCGTATTAGCTCACCTAATGGCCGATAATGCCACCCTAGGAGCCGAAAAATTTTTAGCTGTCGGTAGAGGTTTTACGATTCCCCTGTCCTTTCTGACGCGTTCTTGCTTTGACTACGTGGCACTCGGACACGTCCATCGCCACCAAAATCTTAATAAAACCAACGACCCCGCCGTCGTTTACCCCGGTAGTATCGAGCGGGTAGATTTTAGCGAGGAAAAGGAAGAAAAGGGCTATGTATTAGTCACGATTGAGCCGACTGTGCAACCCGCGAGCAAAAGTTTCGAGACTACATGGGAATTTTGCCCCCTACCCGTGCGGACATTTCGGACGATTAAAGTCGATGTTTCCAAAAGCGAACAACCTCAAGCAGATATTTTAGCCGCGATCGCCAAGGTTGATATTACCGATGTCGTAGTACGATTGATTTATCAACTCAGTCCCGATCGAGTAGACCAAATTAGTAGTGCGGTAATTCACGAAGCTTTGAGTGCGGCTCATCACTATACAATTCAAGCCGAACTCGTCAGTCAATTGAGCCAGCCGCGATTGCCCGAACTCGGCTGTAGCGTTGGCGATCCGATGGTAGCACTCTCTACCTATCTCGACAATCGCCCGGATCTCAAAGACATTGCCACCGCCATGATTGCGGCTGCCAATGAGTTATTATCTGGAGACGATCTCGGCTCATTGCCAAGAGATAGTGTTTTACTAGACATCGAATCCTCTACAGACACCCCTACTCCCGAATCCTCGATCGAGATATCATCTGACTTAGAAACCACCGATAGCAACAAATCTATCCCCAAATCCAAGTCCAAAAAAGCTGACGGACAATTGACACTACTTTAG
- a CDS encoding aldo/keto reductase, which produces MKYRRFGRTELQMPVFSCGGMRYQHKWQDIPLTEVPDENQRNLEATIRRSLEVGINHIETARFYGSSEVQLGQILPKLNRQDFIFQTKVAPVANPKEFRKTFELSLSRLNLEYVDLLGIHGLNNEELADYTLRDGGCWEVANQLRSEGKVRFIGFSTHGTTDTIVRAIETDKFDYVNLHWYYINQTNWAAIAAATRHDLGVFIISPTNKGGLLNQPSAKLVELCQPLSPIVFNNLFCLSHPQIHTLSVGAAKPSDFDEQLKTLPLLDRAAELLPPIIDRLEQAAASKLGTEWVRTWKQGLPAPADTPGNINIHTILWLRNLAIAYDMIEYGQMRYNLLENGGHWFPGAKATNIDALDFSTCLAASPHAAKIPDLLKETDSLLGGMEVKRLSQS; this is translated from the coding sequence ATGAAATACCGTCGTTTTGGCCGTACAGAGTTACAGATGCCCGTTTTTTCTTGTGGCGGAATGCGATATCAACATAAATGGCAAGATATTCCGCTAACTGAAGTTCCCGATGAAAATCAACGCAACCTAGAAGCGACGATCCGTCGATCGTTAGAAGTCGGCATCAATCATATTGAAACGGCCAGATTTTATGGATCTTCGGAAGTTCAACTCGGTCAAATCTTACCTAAATTAAACCGTCAAGATTTTATTTTCCAGACTAAAGTTGCTCCGGTTGCCAATCCGAAAGAATTTAGGAAAACTTTCGAGTTATCCTTATCTCGGCTCAATTTAGAGTATGTCGATTTGTTAGGTATTCATGGCCTGAATAATGAAGAACTAGCCGATTATACATTGCGAGATGGCGGCTGTTGGGAAGTAGCAAACCAACTGCGATCGGAAGGTAAAGTTAGGTTTATTGGATTCTCGACACATGGTACTACCGACACGATCGTTCGGGCGATAGAGACTGATAAATTTGATTATGTCAACCTGCATTGGTATTATATCAATCAAACTAATTGGGCGGCGATCGCAGCAGCAACTCGTCACGATTTAGGTGTATTTATTATCAGTCCGACTAATAAAGGTGGCTTGCTCAACCAGCCATCGGCAAAATTAGTCGAACTCTGTCAACCCTTAAGTCCGATCGTCTTTAACAATCTCTTTTGTCTGAGCCATCCTCAAATCCATACCCTCAGCGTGGGTGCTGCCAAACCCAGCGATTTTGACGAACAGCTCAAAACCTTACCACTTTTAGACCGCGCTGCCGAATTGCTGCCACCGATTATCGATCGCCTAGAACAGGCCGCAGCGAGTAAACTGGGTACAGAATGGGTACGCACCTGGAAACAAGGCTTGCCAGCCCCCGCAGACACCCCTGGGAATATTAATATCCACACCATCCTCTGGCTGCGCAATTTAGCGATCGCCTATGACATGATCGAGTACGGCCAAATGCGCTACAACTTACTCGAAAATGGCGGACACTGGTTCCCTGGAGCCAAAGCCACCAACATCGACGCACTCGATTTTTCTACCTGTCTGGCTGCTAGTCCCCACGCCGCCAAAATCCCCGATCTATTAAAGGAAACCGATTCACTGCTGGGTGGTATGGAAGTCAAACGATTGTCTCAATCCTAA